In a single window of the Leptospira sanjuanensis genome:
- the amt gene encoding ammonium transporter — protein MKKLFKNYYRTICLVLTFFLGIDTPLLADSPAQELAKTVDPLWIIVCAALVFFMQAGFLMLETGLSRLKNTINVAVKNLMDYIVGTVVFFCVGFGLMFGISEQGRFGTNLFFLEGFVSGKEFAFFLFQVAFMGTAATIVSGAVAERIKFSAYLVVSIVVSAAIYPIFGHWTWGGGWIARTGFVDFAGSTVVHSLGGWISLAGIILLGARKDKFKEDGTPRKIQGHNLTFSVLGVFILWFGWFGFNGGSALSFTEQVPLIILNTSLAGSAGGIVAISVSWLFYKIASVEDCMNGVLGGLVAVTAGCHEIAPAGALLLGGIAGSSVVLTSWILEKVFRLDDVVGAFPVHGVCGIIGTLLLPLISKNPNIQMIPQLIGVITCAVWAFGLGLILFWILKISMGIRVKEEYEEKGLNVAEHGAGSSWIDLIHSLKDLSKGGGDLTKKIHVDAGTEAGAIAYLMNQYLNNLGKMIYTIKEKSGELENSASEISTAWGHMSHGIQQQAASLEEVTSIFDSFRESFQRISSSATEQKEIEKNAKELLNELVYGFRKFDADLKASSERSEASVKTIDLSRKELNHLESDINDIGTSAKKVEGLVKLLNDISAKLGMLSINASIEAARSGTSGKGFGVVAEEINKLASGTQESTKKASEILGEIQTAVFRGKATVGNTVDFFKNLTEEFRTLAHTNITIRESSSRYSDLIGDLDRLNSSIAAQSEVIMSNIGERSSEIGGLYQSVEFINGAFHEISAQSEELSATGEFLKQLAGILNSLVRNFRVEKDVSQDLIPG, from the coding sequence ATGAAAAAACTTTTCAAAAATTACTACCGGACGATTTGCCTCGTCTTGACTTTCTTTTTAGGAATCGACACGCCGCTGCTCGCAGATTCTCCCGCGCAGGAACTCGCGAAAACGGTGGACCCGCTTTGGATTATCGTCTGCGCCGCGTTAGTTTTCTTTATGCAGGCCGGCTTTCTGATGCTCGAAACGGGACTTTCCCGGCTTAAAAACACGATCAACGTAGCCGTCAAAAACTTAATGGATTATATTGTCGGAACAGTCGTATTTTTCTGCGTAGGTTTCGGATTGATGTTCGGGATTTCGGAGCAGGGTCGTTTCGGAACGAATCTATTTTTTCTGGAAGGTTTCGTTTCCGGAAAAGAATTCGCATTCTTTTTATTTCAAGTCGCGTTTATGGGAACGGCAGCCACGATCGTTTCCGGTGCGGTCGCCGAACGCATTAAATTTTCTGCATATTTAGTCGTATCCATCGTAGTATCCGCCGCGATCTATCCGATTTTCGGCCATTGGACCTGGGGCGGAGGATGGATCGCACGAACCGGTTTCGTGGACTTTGCCGGTTCTACCGTCGTACACTCGTTAGGCGGCTGGATCTCCTTGGCGGGAATCATCCTTCTCGGAGCGAGAAAGGACAAGTTTAAGGAAGACGGAACACCGCGCAAAATCCAAGGACACAATCTCACGTTTTCCGTTTTAGGGGTTTTTATCCTTTGGTTCGGCTGGTTCGGATTCAACGGAGGAAGCGCGCTTTCGTTTACCGAACAAGTTCCTCTGATCATTCTCAACACAAGCCTTGCGGGAAGTGCGGGAGGCATCGTCGCCATCAGCGTTTCCTGGCTCTTTTATAAGATCGCGTCCGTGGAAGATTGTATGAACGGAGTTCTCGGCGGACTCGTCGCCGTCACGGCGGGCTGTCACGAAATTGCACCTGCGGGCGCGCTTCTTCTCGGAGGAATCGCGGGAAGCTCCGTGGTATTGACTTCTTGGATCTTGGAAAAAGTGTTCCGTCTCGATGACGTGGTCGGTGCGTTTCCCGTTCACGGAGTTTGCGGAATCATAGGAACCCTATTGCTTCCTCTTATATCAAAAAACCCTAATATTCAAATGATCCCTCAGTTGATCGGGGTGATTACCTGCGCCGTTTGGGCCTTCGGACTCGGATTGATTCTTTTCTGGATCTTGAAAATCTCCATGGGAATCCGCGTAAAGGAAGAATACGAAGAGAAAGGTTTGAACGTAGCCGAACACGGAGCCGGCTCGAGCTGGATCGATCTCATCCATTCGCTCAAGGATTTATCCAAGGGTGGAGGCGACCTCACGAAAAAAATCCATGTGGATGCCGGAACCGAAGCCGGAGCCATCGCGTACCTGATGAACCAATATCTCAACAATCTCGGAAAGATGATCTATACGATTAAGGAAAAATCGGGAGAACTCGAGAATTCCGCTTCCGAAATTTCCACCGCTTGGGGGCATATGAGCCATGGAATCCAGCAACAAGCCGCGAGTTTGGAGGAAGTCACCTCCATCTTCGATTCGTTCCGCGAATCCTTTCAGAGAATCTCCAGCTCGGCGACGGAACAGAAGGAAATCGAGAAAAACGCAAAGGAATTGTTAAACGAACTCGTTTACGGATTTAGAAAGTTCGATGCCGACTTGAAAGCGAGTTCCGAAAGATCGGAAGCTTCGGTCAAAACGATCGATCTCAGCAGAAAGGAACTCAACCATCTCGAATCCGATATCAACGACATCGGAACTTCGGCGAAAAAAGTGGAAGGCCTTGTCAAACTTCTAAACGACATCTCCGCAAAACTCGGAATGCTTTCGATCAACGCATCGATCGAAGCGGCTCGATCGGGAACTTCCGGAAAGGGATTCGGAGTCGTCGCCGAAGAGATCAACAAACTCGCCTCCGGAACGCAGGAAAGCACGAAAAAAGCCAGCGAGATCCTCGGAGAAATCCAAACCGCAGTTTTCAGGGGAAAGGCGACGGTCGGCAACACGGTGGATTTTTTCAAAAATCTAACGGAAGAATTCAGAACATTAGCGCATACGAATATTACAATTCGTGAAAGCAGTTCCCGTTATTCCGATCTGATCGGAGATCTGGATCGGCTCAATTCGTCGATCGCGGCCCAGAGCGAAGTCATCATGTCGAACATCGGGGAACGCTCCTCGGAAATCGGGGGATTGTATCAATCGGTCGAGTTCATCAACGGAGCGTTTCATGAAATTTCGGCGCAATCGGAAGAATTATCGGCCACCGGAGAATTCCTAAAACAACTCGCGGGAATTCTCAACTCTCTTGTTCGAAACTTTCGCGTGGAAAAGGACGTATCCCAGGATTTGATCCCGGGTTAA
- a CDS encoding Dps family protein, with protein MNDIDIGISEKNRETINTGLQKLLADTYILYFKTHSYHWNVTGPLFNTLHLMFQTQYNELWLSIDLIAERIRSLGFYAPSSSHQLGKLTSIHEEGGVPHAEDMIRHLVAGHETVIRTARALLPAADAGGDEVTLDLLTQRLEVHEKTAWMLRSMLVVDNA; from the coding sequence ATGAACGACATAGATATAGGAATTTCCGAAAAAAACAGAGAAACGATCAATACCGGGTTGCAAAAATTATTAGCCGATACGTACATTCTGTATTTTAAAACGCATAGCTATCATTGGAATGTGACCGGCCCGTTATTCAATACGCTTCATCTCATGTTTCAAACGCAGTACAACGAACTTTGGTTATCGATCGATCTGATCGCGGAACGAATTCGTTCTCTTGGATTTTACGCTCCGAGTTCTTCGCATCAACTCGGCAAATTGACTTCGATTCACGAGGAAGGCGGAGTTCCTCATGCGGAAGATATGATCCGTCATCTTGTCGCAGGACACGAAACGGTGATCAGAACGGCTCGTGCACTCTTGCCTGCGGCCGATGCGGGCGGGGACGAAGTGACTTTGGATCTGTTGACGCAAAGACTCGAGGTTCATGAAAAAACGGCTTGGATGCTGCGAAGCATGTTGGTCGTAGATAACGCCTAA
- a CDS encoding peptidoglycan recognition protein family protein — MKISVLTPFLFLIFVFQCASPAIQQTRTTQPEVLAAQPQPSKILPLFTLGLSKESLETIGKRRWSFRVKSILLHHTNGLKAEEYLEKSKSSGWMVHFLVLENGSVYGVEDPSKILYRAAPGMDETTIHVSWEGANDTILKNESQLSALSELIGGLAKEYSIPLNNHDIASGKGIFTHTQSKKKFGRFLDTGECGSEKVLSALLAKTQGKFFPETDWKDRFISGWVLRKEKFTDSSGKKVIQTFTHGRGTTPAPSIELSSIEKTSDGKAPEEKRLRYNHRGTIRPECIVLHYTAIPDYQRTLEVLEKRNLSATFLADQDGKIYQLLDSILDTAAAATGTNANCFQVEIVGKDTDMLLSNREQTKAVARLVKELSERYKIPLTNERVESLRGVFSHTQAKKKWGGSIHLDGKDFDPGEPYMKEVIEQVGGTFYAEENWFERQSNDWILLFTSFQP; from the coding sequence ATGAAAATCTCAGTCCTTACTCCGTTCTTATTTTTAATATTCGTTTTTCAGTGTGCCTCGCCCGCAATACAACAGACACGGACGACACAGCCGGAAGTTTTAGCGGCACAACCCCAGCCGAGCAAAATTCTTCCGCTTTTCACTTTGGGCCTAAGCAAAGAATCCTTGGAGACGATCGGCAAAAGACGCTGGTCCTTCCGGGTAAAATCGATTCTTCTCCATCACACCAACGGACTTAAAGCGGAAGAATATTTGGAAAAAAGCAAAAGCTCCGGATGGATGGTCCACTTTCTCGTCCTGGAAAACGGAAGCGTCTACGGAGTGGAGGATCCTTCCAAAATTCTTTACAGAGCCGCGCCGGGTATGGACGAAACGACGATCCACGTTTCTTGGGAAGGTGCAAACGACACAATCCTGAAAAACGAATCCCAACTGAGCGCGTTATCCGAATTGATCGGAGGTTTAGCGAAAGAATATTCCATTCCTCTAAACAACCACGACATCGCTTCGGGCAAAGGGATCTTCACCCATACGCAAAGCAAAAAGAAGTTCGGCAGATTTTTGGATACGGGAGAATGCGGCAGCGAAAAGGTTTTGTCCGCGCTTCTCGCAAAAACGCAGGGAAAATTCTTTCCTGAAACGGATTGGAAGGATCGATTTATTTCGGGTTGGGTTTTACGAAAAGAGAAGTTCACGGATTCTTCCGGTAAAAAAGTCATACAGACATTCACACACGGAAGAGGAACCACCCCCGCTCCGTCGATCGAGTTGAGCTCGATCGAAAAAACTTCGGACGGAAAAGCGCCCGAAGAAAAAAGACTTCGTTACAATCATAGAGGCACGATCCGTCCCGAGTGCATCGTTCTTCATTACACCGCGATTCCCGATTATCAAAGGACTTTGGAAGTATTAGAAAAACGGAATCTATCCGCGACCTTTCTCGCCGATCAGGACGGCAAAATATATCAACTTCTGGATTCCATTCTGGACACAGCCGCCGCGGCGACAGGAACGAACGCGAATTGTTTTCAAGTGGAAATCGTGGGGAAAGACACGGATATGCTCCTATCCAATCGCGAACAAACCAAGGCGGTAGCGCGCTTGGTTAAGGAATTGTCCGAAAGATACAAGATCCCTCTCACCAACGAAAGAGTGGAATCGTTACGAGGCGTATTCTCCCATACGCAAGCGAAGAAGAAATGGGGCGGCTCGATTCATCTCGACGGAAAAGACTTTGATCCCGGCGAACCCTATATGAAAGAAGTGATCGAACAAGTCGGCGGAACGTTTTATGCGGAAGAGAACTGGTTCGAAAGACAGAGCAACGACTGGATTCTCTTATTCACTTCTTTTCAGCCGTAA
- a CDS encoding LA_3696 family protein produces MLANYKDENENFDVLWVHTIPAKLEEILGADGTDQFVTFLNSTLTKFRGNMLTNASDRFEGKLKEDHLSLKNELALWKNEFKEELADFRREVNESNYQFRFNMRAELDRFKETVRTEISEFKEAVRIEFNAFKEAVRTEIGEFKDEIRSNLNDHRFETKIEMNQIRLEISSFKAEMKGDIADLHKTIAIQTRWLLAGMLGIGSFLLAVAKIF; encoded by the coding sequence ATGCTTGCTAACTACAAAGATGAGAACGAAAATTTTGACGTGCTCTGGGTTCATACGATTCCGGCTAAGTTGGAAGAGATCCTGGGAGCCGACGGCACCGATCAATTCGTAACGTTTCTGAATTCTACTCTAACAAAATTCCGAGGTAACATGCTGACGAATGCATCCGATCGATTCGAAGGAAAACTCAAAGAGGATCACCTTTCCTTGAAGAACGAACTTGCTCTCTGGAAAAATGAGTTTAAGGAAGAATTGGCCGACTTTCGAAGAGAGGTCAATGAATCCAATTACCAATTCCGTTTTAACATGAGAGCCGAATTGGATCGGTTCAAAGAAACGGTGCGAACCGAGATAAGCGAGTTCAAAGAAGCGGTCCGAATTGAATTCAACGCGTTCAAAGAGGCGGTCCGAACCGAGATAGGCGAGTTCAAAGACGAAATAAGAAGCAACCTCAATGATCACCGTTTCGAAACAAAAATCGAAATGAATCAAATCCGTTTAGAAATCAGTTCTTTTAAAGCCGAAATGAAAGGTGATATCGCCGATCTTCATAAAACGATCGCGATTCAAACTCGTTGGCTTTTAGCGGGGATGCTTGGAATTGGAAGCTTTCTATTAGCCGTTGCGAAAATTTTCTAA
- a CDS encoding methyl-accepting chemotaxis protein: MIQKIYNLSLIKKLILVILPTLVPLLLASFFFLKEFMDKSEFTRREVGGIDFFFGAIELYSKFVDRRKDFYYVMKGKSSVDALKKSNQAVEDSLTKLEELEKEIGFMKRSPEYLASMRKEWKILPKLPDSSLTIEGVIQAHDPFFKLLMEYQDYVAQDSNLILDSYPETFYVLSVNILYIPNIISDLALIRGTGYQLLENENPNFLSKEAIQIFNKIHHIESNQKEVTALLERSVGQNGVIKEKFEERIRNLDKLVKENLDRCKKTFSGQSPETADVFLKRMLVFVDEYKVLERDLLSTTQVLLEERLRADRLRIVAAISGLLILLLVTTLFCFVVIRSIIDPVHKITLGLKQAMGERDLTLRIDAVYDNEIGEITVTANEFLRYLSELFQTLSRMARNSNQIVNQLTESIRSLNQSAQSQAAGTEQSSAALEEIAASLQNVLQSVEGEARDAQDLKIRSGELKNSMGLAGEKLVSLSDSVRRTATAAVEGKETILQATKAIDEIREMAKQINSITTLITGISDQTNLLSLNAAIEAARAGEAGRGFAVVAEEISKLADRSVSSVRDIERLVSNTHEAVDKGSNNVNFVVTFLLDLIENTNRYQEEVVGLVNNVKENTNRVDQITDTIGKVSAESLQIETATKEQKLSTDQIADTIQLITTESQSIASNSDEVSRVAEKIQHQANELDSILSQFKF, encoded by the coding sequence GTGATCCAAAAAATATACAATCTTTCCCTTATCAAAAAACTGATTCTTGTTATTCTTCCAACCCTTGTTCCGCTCTTGCTTGCGAGCTTTTTCTTCTTAAAGGAGTTTATGGACAAAAGCGAATTTACCAGAAGGGAAGTGGGGGGAATCGATTTCTTCTTCGGGGCGATCGAACTCTATTCCAAATTCGTGGATCGCAGAAAGGATTTTTATTATGTGATGAAAGGAAAGTCTTCCGTCGATGCTCTGAAGAAAAGCAATCAGGCCGTGGAAGACTCTCTTACCAAACTCGAGGAATTGGAAAAGGAGATCGGATTTATGAAACGTTCTCCCGAATATCTGGCTTCCATGCGAAAAGAATGGAAAATCCTTCCGAAACTGCCCGATTCTTCACTGACGATCGAAGGAGTGATTCAGGCCCACGACCCGTTCTTTAAACTTCTGATGGAGTATCAGGATTACGTGGCTCAGGATTCGAATCTGATCCTCGATTCCTATCCCGAAACGTTCTACGTTCTTTCCGTAAATATATTATATATTCCGAATATAATCAGCGACTTGGCGTTGATTCGGGGAACCGGATATCAGCTTTTGGAAAATGAAAATCCGAATTTTCTTTCCAAGGAAGCGATTCAAATTTTCAATAAGATTCATCATATCGAAAGCAATCAAAAAGAAGTCACGGCGTTGCTCGAGCGATCGGTCGGGCAGAACGGAGTGATCAAGGAAAAATTCGAAGAACGAATCCGCAATCTCGACAAGCTCGTAAAGGAAAACTTGGATCGATGCAAAAAGACTTTTTCCGGTCAATCTCCCGAAACCGCGGACGTGTTTTTAAAACGAATGCTCGTATTTGTCGACGAATACAAGGTTCTGGAAAGGGATCTTCTTTCGACGACTCAGGTTCTTTTGGAAGAAAGATTGAGGGCCGATCGTTTACGGATCGTAGCCGCGATTTCCGGTCTTTTGATTCTTCTGCTCGTGACGACTTTGTTCTGTTTCGTTGTTATACGTTCTATCATCGATCCCGTTCATAAGATCACTCTCGGATTAAAACAAGCTATGGGAGAAAGGGATCTAACGCTGCGAATCGACGCGGTATACGACAACGAGATCGGTGAAATCACAGTGACCGCGAACGAATTCCTGCGCTATCTTTCCGAGTTGTTTCAAACGCTTTCGAGGATGGCGCGCAATTCCAATCAAATCGTAAACCAGCTAACGGAGTCCATACGAAGCCTCAATCAATCGGCGCAGTCACAAGCCGCGGGAACCGAACAATCCTCCGCCGCTCTCGAAGAGATTGCGGCTTCTTTACAGAACGTTCTTCAATCCGTGGAGGGAGAGGCGCGGGACGCGCAGGATTTAAAGATTCGGTCGGGTGAGCTTAAAAACTCCATGGGACTCGCGGGTGAAAAACTCGTCAGCCTCAGCGATTCCGTTCGTCGAACCGCTACGGCCGCCGTGGAAGGAAAGGAAACGATTCTTCAGGCTACCAAAGCCATCGACGAAATCCGCGAAATGGCAAAGCAGATCAATTCGATCACTACGTTGATTACGGGAATTTCCGATCAAACGAATCTGTTGTCGTTGAATGCCGCGATCGAAGCCGCTCGCGCGGGAGAAGCGGGACGCGGATTTGCGGTCGTCGCGGAGGAAATTTCGAAACTTGCGGATCGTTCCGTTTCGAGCGTACGCGATATCGAACGGCTCGTTTCGAACACGCACGAAGCGGTGGACAAAGGATCGAATAACGTCAATTTTGTGGTGACCTTTCTTTTGGATTTGATCGAAAACACGAATCGATATCAGGAAGAAGTGGTCGGTCTCGTCAATAACGTCAAAGAAAACACGAATCGAGTCGATCAAATCACCGATACGATCGGAAAAGTTTCCGCGGAATCCCTGCAGATCGAAACCGCAACAAAGGAGCAAAAACTTTCAACGGATCAGATCGCGGACACGATTCAATTGATCACCACGGAGTCGCAATCGATCGCGTCCAATTCGGATGAAGTGTCCAGAGTCGCGGAAAAGATTCAACACCAAGCCAACGAATTGGATTCCATTCTTTCCCAGTTCAAGTTTTGA
- a CDS encoding DegT/DnrJ/EryC1/StrS aminotransferase family protein — protein sequence MGVPFIDIKRFEPGLLEEWEEKVKVLSKNASFIGGEEVSLLEKNLAAQAETKYSVACANGTDALQLALRALGVGKGDAVLLPDSTFWATFEAVVNVGADPYTIDTNPEDLQMDFAEFEKAVDKVKPKAAMIVHLYGWGSFRIEDFRKLCKSKGIPLLEDGAQCYGVKYKGASIYKDALISTTSFYPAKVLGGAGDGGAVFTNDEELANKVRMLSNHGRISHYAYGDVGWNSRLDTLQAAFLNINLKHLDARIVSRRKAAQKYYEVLPSLGIQVIHPPKDYEENGYCNVTLSTPEERPHIQDVLKEKGIGFGNIYPGAMSDQPGAKPYIKGKFGDKHTTGRICASVLNYPLFPYMKDEELEEVFAAIRAYNAKKK from the coding sequence ATGGGCGTTCCATTTATCGATATCAAAAGGTTTGAACCGGGACTACTGGAAGAATGGGAAGAAAAAGTAAAGGTTCTCAGTAAAAACGCAAGTTTTATCGGAGGAGAAGAAGTTTCCCTCCTGGAAAAGAATCTCGCCGCTCAGGCGGAAACGAAATATTCCGTAGCGTGCGCGAACGGAACGGACGCGCTTCAACTCGCATTACGTGCGTTAGGTGTAGGAAAGGGAGACGCGGTGCTTCTTCCTGACTCCACTTTCTGGGCGACTTTTGAAGCCGTAGTAAACGTGGGAGCCGATCCCTATACGATCGATACCAATCCGGAAGATCTGCAGATGGACTTCGCAGAATTTGAAAAGGCTGTGGATAAAGTAAAACCGAAAGCCGCAATGATCGTTCATCTTTACGGATGGGGATCTTTCCGCATCGAAGACTTCCGCAAACTCTGCAAGTCAAAGGGAATCCCGCTTTTGGAAGACGGGGCTCAGTGTTATGGAGTGAAATACAAAGGCGCATCCATCTACAAGGACGCGTTGATCAGCACGACCTCGTTTTATCCTGCGAAAGTATTGGGCGGAGCGGGAGACGGCGGAGCGGTATTTACGAACGACGAGGAACTCGCAAACAAAGTAAGAATGCTTTCCAATCACGGAAGAATTTCGCATTACGCGTACGGAGACGTGGGTTGGAATTCCAGGCTCGATACTCTGCAGGCAGCGTTTCTAAATATCAATCTGAAACATCTCGATGCGAGAATCGTATCAAGAAGGAAGGCCGCACAAAAATATTATGAAGTACTCCCAAGCCTGGGAATCCAAGTGATTCATCCGCCTAAGGATTACGAAGAGAACGGATACTGCAATGTGACTCTCTCCACACCCGAAGAACGTCCTCATATACAGGATGTGCTGAAGGAAAAGGGAATCGGATTCGGAAATATCTATCCGGGAGCGATGAGCGATCAACCCGGAGCGAAGCCGTATATCAAAGGCAAGTTCGGCGATAAACATACGACGGGGAGGATTTGCGCTTCCGTTCTTAATTATCCATTATTTCCGTACATGAAGGACGAGGAATTGGAAGAGGTTTTCGCCGCGATTCGCGCTTACAACGCCAAGAAAAAATAA